CGCCGGCGCCAAGCTGGTGCAGGAGCAATGCCGGATCGCCCGCCAGCTCAAGCCGCGGCTGGAAGACCAGCTTGCCGCGATCAAGCAGTCAGGCTGCCTGAAGGACCCGCAGATGGGCACCATGATCGCCGACATCGTCCGCGGGCACGAGGACGATCTGGCGGCTGCGAGCCGCAGCACGGCGCGGTCGGAGTGTCGGTAGGGCATTTCCGCTTCAGTTGCACCAGGTCCGCTGTCATCTGCGCGGGATCGGATACCGCGAAGCAGCATGCGAGTCCGGATGCGCGCCGATGTTCCAGTTGCCGCATTGATCGAATGCTGCTGCTCGAACGACTTTACAGCGAGACGGTGCCGGGACCCGCAGACGTTCACGCCCGCAATGTGCCGTCAATTTCACACAGCATGGTGATAATCAGGTCAACTTTCACTGGTGGCTAGGGCTGGCACCGCGAGTGTCGCTCCGATGATCAGCCAGAATGTACGTTGGTAGATCATCTCGGCTGGACCTCCCATCACTGCGAACGACACAATGCAAAGAAAGGCGATTGCAGCCATGGGCTCGGTGCGCGCTAAACGGAATTGCGTGATTAGAATTGTTAGGCCTGGCGCTGCAAAGACGATAAGCCCAATCAAGCCGAGCTCCGCCATGAGCCATAGTGGCGTGGAATGAATCAGCAACGGGATCACGCTGTCTCCGGTCCTGATGTTGAGATTGCGGAAGGCACCGAGCCCCGCACCGAAGATCGGATGGTCAAGGAACATCTCCCATCCGCGGGTCATGGACAACAATCGCTCAGCCGTTGAGCCTGAGCTCGGTAGCAACTCCGGCCCGCTAATGGCGCCAAGTTGGGCGCCAGGACTGGAGTTGAGAGCAGCTATTGCAGCGATGGCGCCGATACAGGCCGCAGCTCCCGCAAGGCCAAACGCGATCTCTTTTATCGATGCGTGACGAGTAGAGATGGCCGCGACCATAGTGGTTAAGAACGCCAGCCAGCCGGATCGTGAGCCGCTGTACCATAGCGCGGCCATGAGTAAGGCCAACGTTACAATCCGTAACCGTTGCGATTCGATCAGCACGATCCCCACGCATGCAGCCATCAGAAGCTGAAACGCAAAGAAGTTGCGATTCAACGCGAAGGCCTCGATATTGCCCGGCTCCACAAGCTGCGGCAGCTCGTTTGTCAGTTCGCTAATCGCAACCAATACGATCTCGATCACGGCAACGCCGAGCGCCGCCCCCACATAGCTCAGCAGCATCACGCGCAGCCCCTTGCGGCCGGCGACTGTGGTAATCAGCGCTCCAGTCGCTGCAAAAGCGAGCAGCACGAACCAGCCGACAAAGCGGTTGATCAGTGCCCAATCTGTGAGGCCGAAGCGCGATGCGCCGATCAGCAGCGACGCGCCGAGCATGACCGTCGCGGCAACGGCGGCAATGTTAACCCCGCCGACGCGCCAGCGTGGCAGGGTGCGGGTTGTGATCGCCTGCAAAAGGAACAGCGAACCGGCGAGCAGCGCAATGGGATCGGCGAGATTGACGTTTAGAAGCCCCGTGCCAATCGGCACGTAAATCTGAAACAGCACGCTGACTGCAGCAGCAATCGGCAGGCACCACGCGAGCGCCTGTGCATAATCACGCGTTGGTATGGCGGCTTCGAGAGCTTTTTCATCTGAATGCTTGCCGCCTTGGGCAGCACCGCCAACCGCAAGCAAAAACGTCATTGCTAGGATCGAACCGGCGCCGATCACGATTGCAGCGGCAAAGGCGTCGTTGACGGCCACGCCAACAGCGCCAAGTGCTGCGATCGCACTCATCTCGCGAACGCCCCAACCAGCGAAGCTGATCGGGATGCTGGCGGCAAACATCACGATGGTTGAGGCAGCAAGGAGATCGTCGACCTTCGTTTGCGGCGCAAGCGCATGTGTCGCCAACACGTAAGCCGCCATGGTCGGGATTTGTACGAGGAGCGCAAGCAGCAGGAGAATGAAAGTCTGAGCTATGAGCCGCGCCGTGAAGAGCGGCGCAAGCGTCTGTCGGGCCAGCGCGCCGTAACCGAGCCATGATGCACCGCAGATAGCGGCCACGAGACCGCAGATGATCTTGATGAACGTCAGGCCGCCAGCCTGCTGGTCAAGATAGATGCGGCCGAAAATGTAGAAAGCCCAATCAGTGCGAGTGTGCCGGACAGTGCTGCTGAGGCGAATCGCTCACAGAGCGTGACGGCGACGACGGCGGCGAACGGCATCCGGCCGCGCCGCATGACGATGCTGCGCGCCATCAACTGGCCGGCGAACTGGAAGAACATCGCTCCGCCAAGGCTTCCGGCCGCAACGCTGGCCATCGCTTGCCGGAAGCGAACTTTGTGGCCGGCGGCCTCCGAGATAAACTTAAACCGGTAAGCCGCCGCGAGGCCGTTCGCGACAAGCGTCAGGAAAACCAGAACGGCTACCGACGTCGACACCCTTCTGAGGCTTTGGAGCAGTCCTTCGGTTCCGAGGTTCAAAACGGCCCAGGGCAGCGCGATGGAGAGAAGCAGAATCGAAACGAAGGGGCCGGCTTTTCGCATTACGACTCGATTTGTCCAGGAAACTCGACGCTAAACCGCGCTTATTTTTGGTTGCAATGCGAAAATAGATTTCCGTGGGGGTTGTATCCGAGCAAAAGGTCGCAGCTCGTCAGGAGTGTGTCGATTTTTCCTGGCTGCGGCCGGATCGGCGGGGGCGCCTCACCTCAGAGCCAGATTTCTTGAAGGGATCTAGCCGGAAAGAGAGCAGCCAGGCAGATCATGAAGTGGAGAACTGCGCCGCGACCTGGAGCGAGGCAAGTTGCAGATCGATAGTTTGTGCACATCAAGCCGTTGGCGAGAGATCGAGCCGACTAGGCCGCCCGTCCGCCAAGGATTTTTCTGATCTCGGCGTCAGGGACGAATAGACCGGCCGCATGCTGGCGCTTCATCGCGCACTCTGCCGCTAGCGCTACTTCGGATAGCTAATCGAGGCGGCTGAATGGCCGGTGTGCTGGTCACGCAGCATTTCGATTTGCATTTCGGCAAATCAGATGTAGTAGCGATTCTGCCTCGTTCGTTGAGGGCGTCGACTAGGGACGTCTATTTGGCGGAGCGAGGTGTGGCGCCTGCAGGCGTGGCTCGTGACCACGTCCCAGGGTGCAAGGTCATCGTCCGTCCCCGATGAGGGGGCCGCCTTCAGTGGCAGGGCGCGGTCGGGTGAAAGCGGGCGCAAATGCCCCCTGGAGCATGGTGGGTGAAAACCCAGCCGGTCCGATCGAATCTCGAACGGTGGCCTCGCAATAAATCGCCACAAGTGGAGCGCCGGAAGGCGTGCGGGCTTCGCAAAAAGCCCGCGGCACCCCGCAAGGGGTGTCGACTGAGACGTAGCGCCAACCGGCGCTCCGCGCCCTCACTCATGTGAGGGACAAGGAAGAATAGAGGCGCCAGCCCCGCGCCTGATCTGAAGGGGCCGATGAATCACGCCTGTATGGATGCTGAAGGACGCGCGCGAGCGCGGGCTGTTTGAATGTGGAAATCTGACACTGAACCGCGCTGTGGCAGCACGGTTTCCCTCCCCGACAGGGGAGGGTGGCCTCGCGTCAGCGAGCACGGGTGGGGATATGCATCAATGACGGAGAGTGCTTGCGGGTGGCACCATCTCCCCACCCCGGTTCGCCATAGCGCGTCGAAGACGCGCGTAACCGCGCTGGTGGCTCGCCGACCCTCCCCTGGCGGGGAGAGATGGGACCGCCGGCGCACCGCATGTTTCCACAAGGGGCGGCACCCCCCACGGCATTGCCCGGCCCCCGCGATTCCGCTAAATCCTGAATCCTTCGGTTCAGCCGTTCCCGGCCGCTGCTTTGGCCGATGAACGCGCTTCATTCTCAACTTTCCCGTCCGCTTGCCCTCTGGGACCGGCCTTGGAATTCGAAAGGATCGCGATGTCCGCGCACGACACAGTTGAATATGCGGTCGCAGACGGGAACGACTATCCCGCGCACGAGCAGACCTACCGGAACTTCATCACCCTGGTGAAGTGGGGCAC
The Rhodoplanes sp. Z2-YC6860 genome window above contains:
- a CDS encoding O-antigen ligase family protein, which codes for MAAICGASWLGYGALARQTLAPLFTARLIAQTFILLLLALLVQIPTMAAYVLATHALAPQTKVDDLLAASTIVMFAASIPISFAGWGVREMSAIAALGAVGVAVNDAFAAAIVIGAGSILAMTFLLAVGGAAQGGKHSDEKALEAAIPTRDYAQALAWCLPIAAAVSVLFQIYVPIGTGLLNVNLADPIALLAGSLFLLQAITTRTLPRWRVGGVNIAAVAATVMLGASLLIGASRFGLTDWALINRFVGWFVLLAFAATGALITTVAGRKGLRVMLLSYVGAALGVAVIEIVLVAISELTNELPQLVEPGNIEAFALNRNFFAFQLLMAACVGIVLIESQRLRIVTLALLMAALWYSGSRSGWLAFLTTMVAAISTRHASIKEIAFGLAGAAACIGAIAAIAALNSSPGAQLGAISGPELLPSSGSTAERLLSMTRGWEMFLDHPIFGAGLGAFRNLNIRTGDSVIPLLIHSTPLWLMAELGLIGLIVFAAPGLTILITQFRLARTEPMAAIAFLCIVSFAVMGGPAEMIYQRTFWLIIGATLAVPALATSES
- a CDS encoding aa3-type cytochrome c oxidase subunit IV — its product is MSAHDTVEYAVADGNDYPAHEQTYRNFITLVKWGTGTVIVIVALMAYFLV